A genomic window from Williamwhitmania taraxaci includes:
- a CDS encoding C-GCAxxG-C-C family protein translates to MTKEETINSALQYFDQGYACSQSILLAFAPSYNLDEHTAKLISSTFGAGMGRLRQTCGAVTGGFMVLGLAYGNTDPKDMTTKLAAYKRVRDLNRLVEDIHGTSNCYELLKKHASEAEVAERKHHKIICRKVIADAAGIVFDMVEQKTV, encoded by the coding sequence ATGACCAAAGAAGAAACAATCAATAGTGCCCTCCAATATTTCGATCAGGGATATGCCTGTTCGCAATCCATCTTACTTGCATTTGCACCATCCTACAATCTCGATGAGCATACCGCTAAGCTTATATCTTCCACATTTGGGGCAGGAATGGGCCGCTTACGTCAGACATGCGGTGCCGTTACCGGTGGATTTATGGTGCTTGGGCTCGCCTATGGCAATACCGACCCCAAGGACATGACCACCAAGCTTGCCGCATACAAAAGGGTACGCGACCTCAATCGCTTGGTTGAAGATATCCATGGCACGAGCAACTGTTATGAACTTCTAAAAAAGCACGCCAGCGAAGCTGAAGTTGCCGAACGGAAGCACCACAAAATAATCTGCCGCAAGGTGATTGCCGATGCTGCCGGTATAGTTTTCGACATGGTTGAGCAAAAAACGGTGTGA